The genomic region TAGATGAAGAAGCTTGTTGGAATCCTTGGGGCTGTGGTTCTTTGTGCATCGCTTTTAGGCGGTTGCGCCAGCACTAAGGAAATCAAGGCGTTGCAGGATCAGACTCAGCAGGCGTTGCAGCAGGCTCAGCAGGCTCAGCAGCAGTGCCAGGCCAGCGCTCAGGCTGCGGAATCCGCTGCCCAGAGAGCTGAGCAGGCCGCTCGCAAAGCCGAGGCAA from Thermodesulforhabdaceae bacterium harbors:
- a CDS encoding Lpp/OprI family alanine-zipper lipoprotein, translating into MKKLVGILGAVVLCASLLGGCASTKEIKALQDQTQQALQQAQQAQQQCQASAQAAESAAQRAEQAARKAEAMAAKCESIFTKHMKK